The genomic segment TAATGCGGACGAGAGTGTGGATAACTCCGAAAAATCAATTTGTAAATCACTTCGTTGAAACCATAGAGCTTGGTTAGCTACTCTTGTATTCAAAGATTCCTCTAGCCACTTTTTAGAAGAGGCCATCCGGTTACCAATAATCACTTGTTGTGGATTAAAGATATTAATAATGTTATTTATGCCTACACCTAAATAGTCCCCAGTTTGTTCAAATAGTTTGATAACCTCTTTATTGCCATTCTCTGCGAGAGTTAATAAATTATTTAAGTCGCCTTCTTTGTTAGAAGGGAGGGGGATATCTAACAGTCCAGCGTTATTGATTAATGCTTGTTCTGACGCATACAATTCCCAACAACCATCATTTCCACAACGACATTTAGAACCATTAACTTGTATTGTCATATGGCCAAGCTCACCAGAAAAACCATTGGACCCTTTATACAAAGAACCATTAAGAATAAGTCCGACACCTATTCCAATCCCAGCACTTACATAAATGATATTTTCAAACTCTTTTCCAGCACCAAATTTCTTCTCTCCGTAGGCACCAGCATTTGCCTCGTTTTCAATAATGACTGGAAGGTTATATTTTTTTTGTAAAATTGACTTTAAATTAACGTTTGTCCAGTTTAGATTTGGCGCTAGCAAAACTTCCCCACTATTATCAACTATTCCCGGTACACCAACACCGATTCCAACGATTCCGTGAGGGCTAGGTGGCACAGAAGAAATTAGGGAATCGATGGTGTTAAATAATTGTTCTTCAATTTCATTATAAGAAAGGTTCTTAAAAGTCATTACTTTCTCTTGAAAAATATTTCCGTCTAGGTCAGTTAAAACGCCAAGTAAGTAATTCACCCCTAGATCTATTCCTATCGAATAGCCAGCTGAATTGTTAAATAATAACATGACAGGTCTTCTCCCGCCGCTAGATTCACCTGGACCAGACTCATAGATTAAGTGATCCTCTAGTAATTCGCTCACTAAGGATGAGACAGTTCCTTTGTTTAAACCAGTTTGATTTGCAACAGCAGCCCTTGAAATAGGGGAGTTATTTTTAATTTTATCTAAAACTAAAGATTTATTGCCTTTTTTGACTACATGATGATTCCAAGTTTGATTAGCATCCATCTTCATTCCATTCAACTCTTTCTCTCTTTTTTTTCATTCTAACAAATAAAAACTTGATTAGATACAACTTCGTATTCAACTGATTTGAGTGTCTACCTAACTTTTGTGGAAAGAATTATAACGTCATTTTCCTATTTTCGGGAAAAACACAATTGAAAATCACAAAAATAGACGTAGAAAAAACTTTGTTCATCCACTAGACTAACAACTTCCTCTTTGCTATAATGAAAATGCATACAACAATCTGAATATTGTTGTTTCAAAAACTTGAGTTGGGGGAGATAAATAATGAGGAAAAAGAAAGCGTTTACAATTCTGTTATCCACTTTTGTTTTGTCTTTATTATTAGTAGGTTGTTCAGATTCAGGTAAAACATCTAGTGATACTGAAATAAAGTTTATGCATCTATGGCCCGAGGGGAGCTCTAAACAGCATCATGAAATTGTAAGTGAAATTATTGCTGATTTTGAAAAGGAACATGAAGGTGTCAAAATTGATTTAGAAGTGTTAAGCAATGAGCAATACAAAGATAAGTTAAAGGTTCTATCAACATCTAAAGAATTACCAGACGTTGGAATGACTTGGGCAGCAGGATTTTTAGAACCCTATGTAGGTGGTAATATGTTTGCTCCATTAGATGATCTTATTGATAAAGAATTAAGCGATACGTTCATTCCAGGAACTGTAGAGGCTTATGCAATAGATGGGGTGACTTACGGTCTTCCACTAGAATTGAACATTGCGACAATATATTATAATAAAACTATGTTTGCAGAGCATAATCTCGAAGCACCAGAAACATTTGAGGAACTAGAAAATGTAATTAATGTATTTAAGGCAGATGGAATACAACCTATCGCTTTAGGTAACAAAGATCCTTGGACAGGTTCGTTATGGTATATGTATCTAGCAGACCGAATTGGTGGTGCTGAAGTCCTTAATAAAGCGATCGATAGATCCGGTACTTTCGAGGATCCAGCATTAATTGAAGCAGCAGAAAAAGTACAAAACCTTGTTGATATGGGGGCATTTGTCAAAGGATTTAATGGTCTTTCTGATGAAGAAGCGAAAAGTATGTTTATGAATGAACAAGCACCAATGTATTTAATTGCAACATGGGATTTACCAAATTACACAACAAATGAAGATGTACCTCAAGAATTTAGAGATTCTGTAGAGTATCTCAAGTTTCCAACTGTGGATGGAAAGGGAGATATGAATAGTTTTATTGGGGGACCTGGAGTTGGATTATTTGTTGCGGAAGATTCTGATGTAAAAGAAGAAGCTAAAGAATTTGCCGCATTTTTTGTTAAACAATGGGGCGAGAAATCTGTCACAAAAGCTGGCGTTATTCCAGCATCAAAAGTGGATGCTGGATCCTTAGACCTGCCACAAATGTATATCGATATATTGGATGAACTTAATTCAGCAAGCAATATTACTATGTTTGCTGACGTTCAAATGAGTCCAAGTGTAGCACAAGTGCATTTAGATGCGATTCAAGCACTTTTTGGGAATCAAATGACACCTGAAGAGTTTGCGAAAGCGCACGAAGAAGCCCTTTCGAAATAGTAAAAAGCATTCTGCATTGCGTAAAGTCAAATTAACAATGAAGAGGACATATCCTTAACATCGGATGGTCCTCTTCTACTTCATAAGATATGGGGTTGAGTGTAATGAATAAAGTAATGTCAAATAAGCTATATATAGCACTTTATATTTTACCAGCACTCCTGTTGATTACTGTACTAATATTTATTCCATTAATCCTTACGGGTTACTATGGATTAATGGACTGGGACGGCATTGGTGCAAAGAAATTTATTGGATTAGAAAATTATATTAATGGGATTAAGGATCTCAAATTTTGGAGTAGTGCTTATCATTCGTTTTTACTAGCAATTTTCTCGACAATGAGCTTAGCGCTATATTTGTTAGTTTCATTAATATTGGCATCCAAAATAAAAGGCGCTGATTTACTGAGGAAAATATACCTGATTCCAATGCTTTTGTCTTCAGTTGCAATCGCTCAACTTTGGATCAAAGTATACAATCCGTCGAATGGTATTTTAAATGCTATTCTTATCAAAATAGGGATTGATAATCCGCCCGCGTGGTTGGCCGAGCCATCACTAGTATTATTTGCTATTTTCATACCAATTTTGTGGCAATATGCTGGATTTTATATTTTGATTTACTATGCAGCACTTAAAAATATTCCTGAATCGATGATAGAGGCAGCGAAAATTGATGGTGCATCTGCTTTTCAAATTGCTCTTAGGATTAAGCTACCTCTAATTAAAGAAGTAGTAAGCGTCACAGTCGTATTAGCTATTGTTGGATCACTAAAGTACTTCGATTTGATTTATGTTATGACTGGTGGAGGACCAAATGGAGCGAGTGAGGTTATGGCGTCCTATATGTATAAACTAGCTTTTTCAAGTTATGATTTTGGATATGGAAGTGCCATTGGATTCTTATTGTTGATCATTACCTTAGTAGTAACGTTAGTTGTTCGGAAATTTACTACTTCCAACGAGCCAATAGAATATTAGAAGGAGGTTTATGATATGGGTCGCATTGGTTACTTTTTTCTTTACGTTTGTCTAGCAGCTGTAGCGTTGTTCCAGATACTCCCAATAATATGGCTTTTCATTTTCTCATTAAAAGATAATAAAGAGATATTTGCTGGATCACCATTTGCTCTACCGTCGGAGTTTAGATGGGAAAACTACCAAAAGGTTTGGGATGGTGGAATAGGCATTTATTTCTTCAATAGTGTTTGGATTACTGGTCTAGCGATTATCCTAACAGTATTGTTTGCGAGCATGGCAACTTTCGCAATTACAAGAATGAAATGGAAGTTAAGCGGTTTCGTATTGGGGTTGTTTATGGTTGGACTAATGATTCCAATACACTCTGCTTTGATACCACTTTTCAGTATGTTCTTAAGCGTAGACTTAATTGATAATCCTTTCGCTGTTGTCATTACATATACGGCTTATAATTTACCAATCACAATGATGATATTACTCGGCTTTTATTACACATTGCCTCGTGAAATAGAAGAAGCCGCAATTATAGATGGATCTTCAGTTCATCGATTGTTTTTCCAAATTATTCTTCCGATGACTGTGCCAGTAATGTCTACTACTGTGGTTATTAATATGATTTATAATTGGAATGAATTTGTATTTGTAAATACGTTTATAAGTTCAGAAAAATATAAAACATTAACAGTAGGTATTCAAAACTTTATTGGGCAATATATGACAGACTGGGGAGCAATCGGAGCAACGTTAATCATTAGTGTGTTACCAATTATTGTTGCATTCATCTTCTTTAGTAATAAAGTCGTTGAAGGGATTTCTGCTAGTGCAGTGAAAGGGTAATAAGTGTATGGCACATAAAAAACTTCATACAACGGGGGATTGAACTGCTCCGTTGTGTGAAGTTTTTTTCGTGAAAAAAGTCGTTAATTCTCGATATTAACGGGATTGCCATTTTTCTTATTCGTTTTATTAAAAGCATGTAAACTGACCCACATTGTTATGTATGCGTATGAACTTCCACCAAATATGAATGCCAAGGCAGGAAAACTTTTCATAATAAAAAAGAGTGGTACAAGACAGAGTATTATCAATAAACTATTGAAGGGGTTTATTAACATAATAAAAAAGCTGTTTTTCATAACATATTGTACTTTTATATCGTAATGAACAAAGGCAGGAAAGATATAAAATAATAACATAATGAAAAGTAACATAAATGCAAATAAAGGTATATATGTCCATGTTAAATCCCCGTTAGTATTACCTTGAATGTAAATAATATCAATCGTAATTAAGAAGACTATTATACTAATAAATATTCCCAAAAGATTGCTTTTTAAGAAGTCTCTCCGATAGTATTCCCAAAAGGCTTTTAAAATTGGCTTTTCTGTATTTCCTTTTAACCATTCTCTGGTTATTGCAAACATTGCTATAGTAGCTGGGAAAAAGCCGAAAATTATTCCGCCTGCTAATGAAAAAAGTATCCACAATAAATTTAAATAGGCAAACCTTGTTATCCATTCAAAAACGTTATAAATAAAGCCACTAGTAGGATTCATTGACAACCACCCTTATTTCCTGACTTATAGAATAAGCCAATCTCATTATTTAATAGAAAGAGGAATCATTAAAAGCATACACTACTCGTATAAAAAGTTCATCATTTCCAGTGATAAATGCAATCAGTTTTATAGTTGAAAACTTTGTTTAACTAATAGACAAACTAATGATTTGTGTTATAATTACAAATGTAAGCCTTTACATTCACTGTTGCTTTGTAACATAAAAAATCTAGGAGGTACAAACAATGACTTATTTCCTAAACATTGACAAGATTAAATTCGAGGGTTCATTATCAACAAATCCATATGCATTTAAATTTTATAATCCCGAGGAAAAAATCGGTGATAAAACAATGGAAGAAATATTACGCTACGGAGTCTCGTATTGGCATACATTTACGATGAATGGCTCAGATCCATTTGGCGGAGGCAACATGATTCGCTCGTGGGATAAGTTTAGTGGTATGGATTTAGCTAAAGCCCGCGTAGATGCTTCATTTGAATTTTACGATAAAATTGATGTACCATTTTTCTGTTTCCATGATATTGATATAGCACCAGAGGGTAGCAGTTTAAGAGAGTCTAATCAAAACTTAGATACAATTGTAAGTATGATCAAGGACTATATGAAAGATAGTAAAGCAAAATTACTTTGGAATACGGCGAATAACTTTACACACCCACGATTTGTTCATGGTGCTGCCACTTCAAGTAGTGCAGATGTATTTGCTTATTCTGCAGCTAAAGTGAAAAAGGGATTAGAAATCGGTAAGGAACTTGGTGCAGAAAACTACGTATTCTGGGGTGGCCGCGAAGGTTATGAAACACTTCTGAATACAAACATGAAGCTGGAGCTGGATAACTTAGCACGTTTCTATAATATGGCTATTGACTACGCCAAAGAAATTGGCTTTGATGCCCAATTTTTAATTGAACCTAAGCCAAAAGAGCCTTCAACAC from the Sporosarcina psychrophila genome contains:
- the xylA gene encoding xylose isomerase, coding for MTYFLNIDKIKFEGSLSTNPYAFKFYNPEEKIGDKTMEEILRYGVSYWHTFTMNGSDPFGGGNMIRSWDKFSGMDLAKARVDASFEFYDKIDVPFFCFHDIDIAPEGSSLRESNQNLDTIVSMIKDYMKDSKAKLLWNTANNFTHPRFVHGAATSSSADVFAYSAAKVKKGLEIGKELGAENYVFWGGREGYETLLNTNMKLELDNLARFYNMAIDYAKEIGFDAQFLIEPKPKEPSTHQYDYDVATAHAFLQSYGLVDHFKFNIEANHATLAGHTFEHELHYARINNMLGSVDANQGDPLIGWDTDEFPTDLWSTTLAMYEILKNGGLGRGGLNFDAKVRRGSFEPEDLFHAHIAGMDAFAVGLRVAQNLIDDKVLESIVENRYQTYTEGIGLAIVEGKTDFRKLEEYAYGLSDIKQTSGRLEQIKATINQYLLKAFAN
- a CDS encoding ROK family transcriptional regulator codes for the protein MDANQTWNHHVVKKGNKSLVLDKIKNNSPISRAAVANQTGLNKGTVSSLVSELLEDHLIYESGPGESSGGRRPVMLLFNNSAGYSIGIDLGVNYLLGVLTDLDGNIFQEKVMTFKNLSYNEIEEQLFNTIDSLISSVPPSPHGIVGIGVGVPGIVDNSGEVLLAPNLNWTNVNLKSILQKKYNLPVIIENEANAGAYGEKKFGAGKEFENIIYVSAGIGIGVGLILNGSLYKGSNGFSGELGHMTIQVNGSKCRCGNDGCWELYASEQALINNAGLLDIPLPSNKEGDLNNLLTLAENGNKEVIKLFEQTGDYLGVGINNIINIFNPQQVIIGNRMASSKKWLEESLNTRVANQALWFQRSDLQIDFSELSTLSSALGVAAFSIENFLSVSIQQRSIIQI
- a CDS encoding carbohydrate ABC transporter permease, giving the protein MNKVMSNKLYIALYILPALLLITVLIFIPLILTGYYGLMDWDGIGAKKFIGLENYINGIKDLKFWSSAYHSFLLAIFSTMSLALYLLVSLILASKIKGADLLRKIYLIPMLLSSVAIAQLWIKVYNPSNGILNAILIKIGIDNPPAWLAEPSLVLFAIFIPILWQYAGFYILIYYAALKNIPESMIEAAKIDGASAFQIALRIKLPLIKEVVSVTVVLAIVGSLKYFDLIYVMTGGGPNGASEVMASYMYKLAFSSYDFGYGSAIGFLLLIITLVVTLVVRKFTTSNEPIEY
- a CDS encoding extracellular solute-binding protein translates to MRKKKAFTILLSTFVLSLLLVGCSDSGKTSSDTEIKFMHLWPEGSSKQHHEIVSEIIADFEKEHEGVKIDLEVLSNEQYKDKLKVLSTSKELPDVGMTWAAGFLEPYVGGNMFAPLDDLIDKELSDTFIPGTVEAYAIDGVTYGLPLELNIATIYYNKTMFAEHNLEAPETFEELENVINVFKADGIQPIALGNKDPWTGSLWYMYLADRIGGAEVLNKAIDRSGTFEDPALIEAAEKVQNLVDMGAFVKGFNGLSDEEAKSMFMNEQAPMYLIATWDLPNYTTNEDVPQEFRDSVEYLKFPTVDGKGDMNSFIGGPGVGLFVAEDSDVKEEAKEFAAFFVKQWGEKSVTKAGVIPASKVDAGSLDLPQMYIDILDELNSASNITMFADVQMSPSVAQVHLDAIQALFGNQMTPEEFAKAHEEALSK
- a CDS encoding carbohydrate ABC transporter permease, translated to MGRIGYFFLYVCLAAVALFQILPIIWLFIFSLKDNKEIFAGSPFALPSEFRWENYQKVWDGGIGIYFFNSVWITGLAIILTVLFASMATFAITRMKWKLSGFVLGLFMVGLMIPIHSALIPLFSMFLSVDLIDNPFAVVITYTAYNLPITMMILLGFYYTLPREIEEAAIIDGSSVHRLFFQIILPMTVPVMSTTVVINMIYNWNEFVFVNTFISSEKYKTLTVGIQNFIGQYMTDWGAIGATLIISVLPIIVAFIFFSNKVVEGISASAVKG
- a CDS encoding YesL family protein — encoded protein: MNPTSGFIYNVFEWITRFAYLNLLWILFSLAGGIIFGFFPATIAMFAITREWLKGNTEKPILKAFWEYYRRDFLKSNLLGIFISIIVFLITIDIIYIQGNTNGDLTWTYIPLFAFMLLFIMLLFYIFPAFVHYDIKVQYVMKNSFFIMLINPFNSLLIILCLVPLFFIMKSFPALAFIFGGSSYAYITMWVSLHAFNKTNKKNGNPVNIEN